Genomic window (Fundulus heteroclitus isolate FHET01 unplaced genomic scaffold, MU-UCD_Fhet_4.1 scaffold_59, whole genome shotgun sequence):
aggccagttaacctaacatggttctggactgtgggaggaagctggagtacccagagagaacccacgcatgcacagggagaacatgcagacccatgcagaaagacccagggcaatgTTAGGACTtcaacccagaaccttcttgctgcaaggcagcagtgctacccactgcgtcacatcagctctctctgtttcctccaCCTTCCTGCTCCTAATTCTGAGTTTTCTTAAAAAGACGTCACTGTTTTTAGGGTTCTGTGTGAATTCGGGCCCAGATTGTCCGCTCGGAGGATGAACGGAACCGAACCACCGCTGTAATCCGGGCTTCTGCTCACAGCGCCGTGTTGTAATAACAGCAGAGGTTAGGGTTAGCACCAGGTTCTGCTCAGTCAACCATCCGCCGCTTTAAGCTAATGGGGCTAACGTTAGCATGCTAGCGTTAGCATGCTAGCGGACTCACTCTCAGGCATCTCTGCGGGCAGCTGGGCCTCCGCGGCGAGCTGACAGGAGCTGAATCCCGGCTGAACGACGGGCAGAAGCTCGGTGAAGCTCTCCGCTGTTTCTCTGCAGACAGAAGCGGGTTTCCTTCGCTGCGTTGTCTGCTGTGTTTATCTCAAGCGCTCTGACGGTGTAATGGCGTCACTTCCTgcacttcttcttcttggcttttttggcggttggcaaaacCTTGAGCTACCGCCACGGCCTGGTATGGAGGGTGGTTCGTGATGGATTCATCTTTATAATACATAACATATATTCAAATCCTATTAAACAATttggttctttttaaaaatcttaataATTTGTATATGTTTGCTTCCTAAAATTATTTGATCTATATCTATTAAACGTTTCTTTTTAATGTCGGCGTTAAGGTATTGTTTCAGCTTAGCATTTCCTTTCTGTCAGACTGAGCAGGGGAACACCGCCCCCTGCAGGCTAGAGACGCCActgcagctggttctgctgaaggttctCCAGGACCGGCCGGAGGTTCTGCTTCCACTCCAGGCTCTGTCTATCTACTGTTTTAGCTAAAATAATCATTGAGAGAAGGCAACTACATGTTACTGTTGTCTTAACACTGTGACTTAAAACAGAGAAGCAGGTTTATTTGATCTTCAACTTGGATTCTACATCAGTTTGAATATTAGGCCAGTAAAGTCTGCAGGAAACCAGGGAAGATGGGAAGCTTGAAATAAAGGATTTGGTCAGATCCATCCTGCAAACTAAACGGCCCTGAGCGACTGACCTGGTTCAGGTGTTCTGAAGAACATCTGGCTGGAGAAGGATCTGCTGGCTGAGGGCAGCTCATAATAAACTTCTGTCAGAGCGGCTcagttcccaaagtgggggccGGGGCCCCGCGGGGGTCTCTGGCAGGACGATGTCACAGATATACTTGTTGGAATGTAGAAAATTTATGCCTTAAATCATGGAAAAAGactttttcttgaaaatgtaaaacttgtcgacatcagagaacatccaggttcTTTCTGGAGTGAAATGAATCTCCAGGTTTCTGGAATGACCCCCGCTGTGCCGCGTTCTCCTGGGGGTCACAGGCTGCCCCTGCTGCCGGTTCTGGGGAACGTTTGGGGCTCATGGTGGGAACCATCTGGGTCCAGAAGCTCCGTCCGACCCAAACCGACGCTCTCTGACTTAAATCAGATTTCTCTTCTCCCTCAAACGTCAACATTAAAGTCCAACTCAGTTCTGGACGGCTGGTTCAGAAAAACACGGTTTGATTCCAAAGCTGAAGATCTGAacagattttattaaaataaaagataaaaatgtttctgaacgACGATGTTTGATGAGGAGAAACATCGACCTTCATTTAAAGCTGCTGATCTAAGCGGGGTGGAAACGGGCCCAGAACCAGCGCCGACCCGTTCACATCCTCTTTGTGAGCCGTTTATTAGAAGAACCCAGAAGAAGAATCCCAGTACCAGCAGCGGCGCCGCTCCAGTAGACCCACAGGATGGACCAATCACACGGCTGCATCTCAGACCCAATAGAACCCAGTAGACCCACAGGATGGACCAATCACACGGCTGCATCTCAGACCCAATAGAACCCAGTAGACCCACAGGATGGACCAATCACACGGCTGCATCTCAGACCCAATAGAACCCAGTAGACCCACAGGATGGACCAATCACACGGCTGCATCTCAGACCCAATAGAACCCAGTCAACACGCGGCTGTGGAAGCAGAATCTTTATTCATATCAACACATTTACAGAAAGACACCCGACTCAGCAGAATGGGACgtggaaccagaaccgggcttaAGGTTTGGACTGAGCCAGAGTCTGCAGGGCGGCGGCCACCTGGTCCGCTGACATGTTGTCCACAGAGACGCTCCTCTCCTTCCCAAAATCTGAACACAAACAGAATGAGCTGAGAGCCGTTTCCTGGAACAGAGTGAGACCTCCACAGACGTTCTGAATACTCACCGTATCGGGCCCAGAGCCGGGCCTGGACTCCAGAACACTCTCGGATCAGGATGGGGAAGTCCGGGTTGGCCTTCTTCAGAGTCACGTAGTTCTGCTCCACAAAGTCCCTGAAACACAGAGAACCACCAGGTGGCGCCGTGTTAGCAGAGACGGGTCGGTTATGGACCCGTCTGGTGTTTCTGCAGCGGGTTCTAGGTTCATGGCAGACAagctgggtcagaaccagggAGCTACTGCAGAAAACATTCAGCTGATGAGGTCTTCAGAACCAGAAGTTCACCTGGAAACACCTGACAGGTGAACAGAACCCAACGGTAACTAGACGGTGACCCCATATTAGTTCAAGTTAACCTGATAATAATGAGAAATCCACCAAAGACAGGAACCAGTTATTAACCCGATATTAACTTATTAATATTGACATGACTAGATAACCAGACATTAAGACATAACTAGATGATAACCAGACATTAAGACATAACTAGATGATAACCAGACATTAAGACATAACTAGACGATAAGCAGACATTAAGACATAACTAGATGATAACCAGACATTAAAACATGACTAGATGATAACCAGACATTAAGACATAACTAGAtgattgtcatggtttagttttgattcggctttggtttactattattctcagtttttccaccttgtttgggttttaatttgttaaattttagtttcctccttcccttccactcagccttcactccactctccttgcagtcagtcacacctgttagtaattattcagtcagatgcatttcacctgttagtctttctatttaagcctccctctgcctcactttagtgctggtccatcatcattctacacctctccatgccagttcccgttttgccttggaagctttgttttgctcctgttgtaaaggttagtcctgccagtcactctaaagactatttgttcactgtttgctcctggagaggttctgctgtgtcctggtgtctccagagttctgctaacctgactagccgccctggagaagctcagctctgagccctggtgtctctcaagttctgctaacctgactagccgccctggagaaactcagctctgtgccctggtgtctctcaagttctgctaacctgactagccgccctggaga
Coding sequences:
- the ndufa2 gene encoding NADH dehydrogenase [ubiquinone] 1 alpha subcomplex subunit 2; translation: MAASAVRTLGSSLAKNLREIRLHLCQSSAASQGARDFVEQNYVTLKKANPDFPILIRECSGVQARLWARYDFGKERSVSVDNMSADQVAAALQTLAQSKP